GGATACGGCGCGCGGCTTTCAGCCAGGCGCGGGTGAACTGATCATAGGCTTTGAAGCTGTCAAATTGATCCCAATCGTCATCAACGGCATCTACCTTGGAGTTGTCGGGGCGGTGCAGCTCGCCTTTTAGCTGCAAATTGTAGGGCGGGTCGGCAAAAATAAGATCGACCGAGTTTTCTGGCAGACTGTTCATCACCTTGATGCAGTCACCGTCAATAATCTGGTTCAGCGGCAGGTCTACAGCCGCTTTTGTTGTGGTTTTCGTTTTCATTTCTGCCTCATGTACCCGGCGCATTTTGCGCTTATCGGTGGCGCATTGTTGCGCTCGTTTTGATGAGGTCAGCATGAGTCAAAGGCGATTCGCCGTCAAATTCTTTTTTGAATCAGTCACTTACTTATTTATCTTGATACAAGATGTTGTGCACCGGCTTGAACGAACGTCTATGGTGTGGGGTCACACCAAGATTTTGAAGCGCCAACCTGTGGCTTTTTGATGGGTATCCCGCGTTCGTCTCCCAGCCATAGCCGGGAAACTGTTGCGCCAAATCCACCATGATCCGGTCGCGAGTGATTTTGGCGACGATAGAGGCGGCGGAAATCGACACAGACCGCGCGTCCCCTTTCACGATTGTTTCTGATGACAGGGTCAGCCCGCGCGGCGTCATATTGCCGTCAATCAGCACGTGGTCGGGCGAGGCGGTCAGCCCGGCAACTGCGCGTTCCATCGCCAGATGACTGGCGCGCAGAATGTTCAGTTCATCAATCTCCTCGACCGTTGCATGGGCGATCGACACGTCGGCGCAGTTCAGAATGATGTCATACAGAGCTTCCCGTTTCTTGGCGGTCAAAGCCTTGGAATCATTCAACCCACCGGGAATGATGGCTGGGTCCAACACTACAGCCGCTGCCGTGACAGGTCCGGCCAGCGGACCGCGCCCGACTTCGTCCACACCGGCGATACGGGCAAGTCCGCGTTTCATCGCGGCAGTTTCGAAGCTGAAGTCAGGCACGGGTTTGATCATGCCCCTGCGTCGCCGATCACACGCCTGCCCGCAAGCAAAAAAGGCGAGAGCCGAAGCTCTCGCAAGTTTGGCGGTGCGATGGGTTAGGGGACGCCGCACCGCTGCTCGATGTTCTGATCAATATGTCGTCTTGGTGCGGTAGCCGTGATTGTTCAGACAGCCCTGGCGATAAATCTTGCGGGCAACATAGGTGCCGTTCTTGTTGCGCGCGACGATGGTGTCCTTGCAAGCGCGCGGAAGGTCAGATGCATGCGAGAAATTCCGTTTCAGACATTTCGGCGCAAAGAACCTTTGCTTACCTTGTTGCGTTTTGTACTTTTTCAGGCAATGCGCGGGCAGTTGCAGATGTTTCGGCACCTTATGCACACGCTTGTGCGGCCGACGCGGTTTATAGTTGTCATCCTTCCTGTCTTCCTGACCGGACAGGAGCACTCCAAGTGTCGCGATTCCCAGCAACAGGCCCAGCACTGCCGCCGTGTCATCGTGGTCGTTTCGATTTCCCCAGTCGTTGGCGGAAACCGGCGTGACTGACAGCGCCATCGCCAGCGTGGCACTGAGCGCGAATTTCAAAGTTGAAGCGATTGAGAGGGATTTCATCTGATGTCCTTTCGGCAGTGCATCCGTGGGGACGCGTGGAAGATGCACCAATCTTGGGATGTCTCTCGAAAGTCAGGCAATAACGCCCCATTGTTATGACCTATCACTGGCTTTGATATTGAATATCCTGCCGGCGACCCGCATGGTTTGAGCATGATGAAACATATCCTTCTTACCCTTGCGCTTTCTGCCTATGCTCTGCCGTCACAGGCTGGGTGCTATGCTGATTACAAAGCGAAACAGGACGACCCGCTCAGGCTGCACTACGGCGTGATCGAGCTACCGGACGATGCCTGCAACAACCGACAGGCTGCCACGCGTCAAGTGCAGCATCGCCTTGAAAACGAGGGGTGGCAGCTTTTGAAGAT
This DNA window, taken from Aliiroseovarius sp. F47248L, encodes the following:
- a CDS encoding ribonuclease HII codes for the protein MIKPVPDFSFETAAMKRGLARIAGVDEVGRGPLAGPVTAAAVVLDPAIIPGGLNDSKALTAKKREALYDIILNCADVSIAHATVEEIDELNILRASHLAMERAVAGLTASPDHVLIDGNMTPRGLTLSSETIVKGDARSVSISAASIVAKITRDRIMVDLAQQFPGYGWETNAGYPSKSHRLALQNLGVTPHHRRSFKPVHNILYQDK